In Frondihabitans sp. PAMC 28766, a genomic segment contains:
- a CDS encoding ABC transporter substrate-binding protein, giving the protein MKFRRRYIAPAAGAVALAMALTGCGTSSTPSSGKTSITVSIDTGLTAAAKQQIDQRITAFEKVNPDITVKTQPYDWVATTFTAQLAGGTLPDVFTVPFTDGRSLIAQKQVADISSLVDKLPYVKDFNPSVVTNVKSTSGQIEGVPISAYGQALYYNRQLFTQAGLDPNKPPTTWAEVRSDAKAIATTTKEAGFSTMTQSNTGGWSLVTLANAFGGRAETGTGKKVKATVDTKPFEKALETLHDMRWTDDSMGGDFLYDWNAINQDFAAGKIGMYISGGGNYTSLVQQNAIDPKTVGQTVIPLSGKNAGALGGGAIAFVRAGASSAVQSASVKWIDYYYMQQQYKKSASVSAAKIAIASKQPVGVPQVPVFDKKTYEQTLAWTNSYVNVPLKQFAPYTDKEFSQQIVSEPGTQTQALYGKLDPVVQAVLTDKNADIPTLLKQANGTIQTMLDSGTGN; this is encoded by the coding sequence ATGAAGTTTCGACGCAGATACATCGCCCCCGCAGCCGGGGCCGTCGCCCTCGCGATGGCACTGACCGGCTGCGGCACCTCGTCCACGCCGTCATCCGGCAAGACGTCGATCACCGTGTCGATCGACACGGGCCTCACGGCGGCCGCGAAACAGCAGATCGACCAGCGCATCACGGCGTTCGAGAAGGTCAACCCCGACATCACGGTCAAGACCCAGCCCTACGACTGGGTGGCGACCACGTTCACCGCTCAGCTCGCGGGCGGAACACTGCCTGACGTGTTCACGGTGCCGTTCACCGACGGCCGCTCGCTGATCGCGCAGAAGCAGGTCGCCGACATCTCGTCGCTCGTCGACAAGCTGCCCTACGTCAAGGACTTCAACCCGTCGGTCGTCACGAACGTGAAGAGCACGAGCGGCCAGATCGAGGGCGTGCCCATCTCGGCGTACGGTCAGGCGCTGTACTACAACCGCCAGCTGTTCACCCAGGCGGGCCTCGACCCGAACAAGCCGCCGACGACGTGGGCCGAGGTGCGGTCGGACGCCAAGGCGATCGCGACGACGACCAAGGAGGCCGGCTTCTCGACGATGACGCAGTCGAACACCGGCGGCTGGTCGCTGGTCACCCTCGCCAACGCGTTCGGCGGTCGCGCCGAGACCGGCACCGGCAAGAAGGTCAAGGCGACCGTCGACACGAAGCCGTTCGAGAAAGCGCTCGAGACGCTCCACGACATGCGGTGGACGGACGACTCGATGGGCGGCGACTTCCTCTACGACTGGAACGCCATCAACCAGGACTTCGCCGCCGGCAAGATCGGCATGTACATCTCGGGCGGCGGCAACTACACCTCGCTCGTGCAGCAGAACGCCATCGACCCCAAGACCGTCGGGCAGACCGTCATCCCGCTGTCGGGCAAGAACGCCGGGGCCCTGGGCGGCGGCGCGATCGCCTTCGTCCGCGCCGGTGCCTCGAGCGCGGTTCAGAGCGCCTCCGTGAAGTGGATCGACTACTACTACATGCAGCAGCAGTACAAGAAGTCGGCCTCCGTCTCGGCAGCGAAGATCGCCATCGCATCGAAACAACCCGTCGGCGTGCCCCAGGTGCCCGTCTTCGACAAGAAGACGTACGAGCAGACGCTCGCCTGGACGAATTCCTACGTCAACGTGCCTCTGAAGCAGTTCGCGCCGTACACCGACAAGGAGTTCTCGCAGCAGATCGTCTCCGAGCCCGGCACCCAGACGCAGGCGCTCTACGGCAAGCTCGACCCGGTGGTTCAGGCGGTACTGACCGACAAGAACGCCGACATCCCCACGCTGCTGAAGCAGGCGAACGGAACGATCCAGACCATGCTCGACTCGGGCACAGGCAACTGA
- a CDS encoding carbohydrate ABC transporter permease has product MTASVDERHGQGVGLGPSAGQSAVRRVTGIRRWVRAGGPSTVVFLLPMLLVFGVFSWWPIVRSVVMSFETTNLVSAPTFVGWANFAQALQDPLLGTAIRNTAWFALLALIFGYPLPLAIAVLMSEVRRMKGLFSVLAYLPVVVPPVVAVLLWKFFYSGSATGVFNTILGWVGIPPQPWIESAASAMPSLVLEATWSAAGGTIIIYLAALLGVPGELYDAAEVDGAGIWHKIWHVTVPSLRGILFVTFILQIIGTAQVFLQPYLFTDGGPNNSTLTVLLLIYNDAFGNSAGGQYGEATALSLLLAIALALLSLIYFRATKRWSA; this is encoded by the coding sequence ATGACCGCCTCCGTCGACGAGCGGCACGGGCAGGGGGTCGGCCTAGGTCCGTCTGCCGGCCAATCGGCTGTCCGCCGCGTCACCGGCATCCGCCGGTGGGTGCGCGCCGGCGGCCCCTCCACCGTCGTCTTCCTGCTGCCGATGCTGCTCGTGTTCGGCGTCTTCTCGTGGTGGCCGATCGTGCGGTCGGTCGTCATGAGTTTCGAGACGACGAACCTCGTCTCGGCGCCGACCTTCGTCGGCTGGGCGAACTTCGCCCAGGCGCTGCAGGATCCCCTGTTGGGCACCGCGATCAGGAACACCGCCTGGTTCGCCCTGCTGGCTTTGATCTTCGGCTACCCGCTGCCGCTGGCCATCGCCGTCCTCATGAGCGAGGTGCGGCGGATGAAAGGCCTCTTCAGCGTGCTCGCCTACCTGCCCGTGGTGGTGCCGCCGGTCGTCGCGGTGCTGCTGTGGAAGTTCTTCTACTCGGGCTCGGCCACCGGCGTCTTCAACACGATCCTCGGCTGGGTGGGCATCCCACCGCAGCCGTGGATCGAGTCGGCGGCGAGCGCCATGCCGTCGCTCGTGCTCGAGGCGACCTGGTCGGCCGCGGGCGGGACGATCATCATCTATCTCGCGGCCCTCCTCGGCGTGCCGGGCGAGCTCTACGACGCCGCGGAGGTCGACGGGGCCGGCATCTGGCACAAGATCTGGCACGTGACGGTGCCGTCGCTGCGCGGGATCCTGTTCGTCACGTTCATCCTGCAGATCATCGGCACCGCTCAGGTCTTCCTGCAGCCGTACCTCTTCACCGACGGCGGCCCGAACAACTCGACGCTGACCGTCCTCCTGCTCATCTACAACGACGCGTTCGGCAACAGCGCCGGCGGGCAGTACGGGGAGGCGACGGCGCTCAGCCTGCTGCTCGCCATCGCGCTCGCTCTCTTGTCGTTGATCTACTTCCGCGCGACGAAAAGGTGGAGCGCATGA
- a CDS encoding carbohydrate ABC transporter permease, whose protein sequence is MTTNTLTPPVTPPVPGSPAPSDPALGTPRRSLRRRRKAADDEADRGIVSTGDWRLAHVRITMRTLQGLLFAGLVICGLGPMLWLLKSALTPTQDTLRQPLALFPHGIDWANLVDAWTQVNVGVYVWNTLALALGCWFVQILVATTAGYALSVLRPRYGRALMGLVLGTLFVPSIVLLVPLYLTILHPPLLHTSMINTFWAVWLPSGASAFNVLIVARFFDSLPREVFEAARTDGAGPFRLFWSIVLPMSKPIIGVVSVFAVIASFNDFLWPFLVLPNTALQPLSVRLPSIETTTDLGVFLAALTIATFIPVVLFLVMQRFFLHGAGMQGAVKG, encoded by the coding sequence ATGACCACGAACACCCTTACCCCTCCGGTCACCCCGCCCGTGCCCGGGTCGCCCGCCCCATCGGATCCTGCCCTCGGTACGCCTCGGCGCTCTCTGCGGCGGCGCCGAAAGGCCGCCGACGACGAGGCCGACCGCGGCATCGTCTCGACCGGCGACTGGCGGCTCGCCCATGTCCGCATCACGATGCGCACCCTGCAAGGGCTTCTCTTCGCCGGGCTCGTGATCTGCGGGCTCGGGCCCATGCTCTGGCTGCTGAAGTCGGCGCTCACCCCGACCCAGGACACCCTGCGACAGCCGCTGGCGTTGTTTCCGCACGGCATCGACTGGGCCAACCTCGTCGACGCGTGGACGCAGGTCAACGTGGGCGTCTACGTGTGGAACACGCTCGCGCTGGCTCTCGGCTGCTGGTTCGTGCAGATCCTGGTGGCGACCACCGCGGGCTACGCCCTGTCGGTGCTGCGCCCGCGCTACGGGCGGGCACTGATGGGGCTCGTGCTCGGCACCCTGTTCGTGCCGTCGATCGTGCTGCTCGTGCCGCTGTACCTCACGATCCTGCACCCGCCTCTGCTGCACACCTCGATGATCAACACGTTCTGGGCCGTGTGGCTGCCCTCGGGCGCCAGCGCGTTCAACGTGTTGATCGTCGCGCGGTTCTTCGACTCGCTGCCGCGCGAGGTGTTCGAAGCGGCGCGCACCGACGGGGCCGGGCCCTTCCGGTTGTTCTGGTCGATCGTGCTGCCGATGTCGAAGCCGATCATCGGAGTGGTCTCGGTGTTCGCCGTCATCGCTTCGTTCAACGACTTCCTCTGGCCCTTCCTCGTGCTGCCGAACACGGCCCTGCAACCGCTGTCCGTGCGGCTGCCGAGCATCGAGACCACCACCGACCTCGGTGTCTTCCTCGCCGCCCTGACCATCGCGACGTTCATCCCCGTCGTCCTCTTCCTCGTCATGCAGCGGTTCTTCCTGCACGGTGCGGGCATGCAGGGCGCCGTCAAGGGCTGA
- a CDS encoding CBM35 domain-containing protein, with translation MKPHASPLGIRAGAVIAAILAVGSASMPLMSGAAASAATTTTKYEAESAKLTGGAVVETDHTGYSGSGFVGGYTDSDKGTASTAFTVSAATAGTYALALEYSDGTGSSRTLTLGVDGKTQQITLPATTDWNTWAAETTSVTLAAGSHTIAYSYGTADNGNANLDYLAVTETSTSGGGGTTPPATTAGAQLPYTEYVAAQQPTTGTVLPVSRTYPSLASEATTRSAVQLTGTGQYVSVTLAHPANSIVVRYSIPDKSDGSTATAPLAVYAGSSHVADLSLTTKYSWLYGGGYTDTHSPSNGAAHHFFDETRALIGEQPAGTVIKLQKDAADTAASYTIDLVDTEEVAAAPAMPSGYTSITSFGVTPNSGADDTSAINSALSSLSGTGTGLWFPAGTYDISDRIGFTNVSIQGAGEWRTTIQSTAENGNGGLYSNGGENHVSNLSIFGDQTSRNNNAGAAGIEGEFTSGSTITNVWIEHTKVGIWTDGPTTGLTVSGARVRDVYADGIHLNGGTSNTTVEQSEVRNAGDDGLAMDTEGGDVTGSTFTADTVSNIIQANGIGVYGGGNNTVSDSLVTDTVAFGAGITISSRFGQAFDGPTTVSGNTLQRTGSYSSDLGIDLGALWIYADQTSITQPIAVTGNTISGSTYQGVLVKGPQAVSALTMSGDTIAGAGTSGLDIEGASGALNVSSTTVSGAATGLVNNGNGFTVTRGSGNSGF, from the coding sequence ATGAAGCCACACGCATCACCCCTCGGAATCCGCGCGGGCGCCGTCATCGCCGCGATCTTGGCCGTAGGCTCGGCGTCCATGCCGCTCATGTCGGGCGCGGCCGCCTCCGCCGCGACGACGACCACGAAGTACGAGGCCGAAAGCGCCAAGCTCACGGGTGGCGCCGTCGTCGAAACCGATCACACCGGTTACTCCGGGTCGGGCTTCGTCGGCGGGTACACCGACAGCGACAAGGGCACCGCATCGACCGCCTTCACCGTGTCGGCCGCGACGGCGGGCACCTACGCGCTGGCGCTGGAGTACTCGGACGGCACCGGGTCGTCCCGAACTCTGACGCTCGGCGTCGACGGAAAGACGCAGCAGATCACCCTCCCTGCGACGACCGATTGGAACACCTGGGCCGCCGAGACCACATCGGTCACCCTGGCCGCCGGCTCGCACACGATCGCCTACAGCTACGGCACGGCCGACAACGGCAACGCGAACCTCGACTACCTCGCGGTCACCGAGACGAGCACGTCGGGCGGCGGAGGGACCACCCCGCCGGCGACCACCGCGGGCGCCCAACTGCCGTACACCGAGTACGTGGCGGCTCAGCAGCCCACCACCGGCACTGTGCTGCCCGTGAGCCGCACCTATCCGAGCCTGGCGTCCGAGGCGACGACGCGCAGCGCCGTGCAGCTCACGGGCACCGGGCAGTACGTCTCGGTCACGCTCGCGCACCCCGCGAACTCGATCGTCGTGCGCTATTCGATCCCCGACAAGAGCGACGGCTCGACGGCGACAGCGCCGCTCGCCGTGTACGCGGGCAGCTCGCACGTCGCCGATCTGTCGCTGACCACGAAGTACTCGTGGCTCTATGGTGGCGGCTACACCGACACGCACTCGCCGTCCAACGGCGCCGCGCACCACTTCTTCGACGAGACCCGCGCGCTGATCGGCGAGCAGCCGGCCGGCACCGTGATCAAGCTGCAGAAGGACGCCGCCGACACCGCCGCGTCGTACACGATCGACCTCGTCGACACCGAAGAGGTCGCGGCTGCACCGGCGATGCCGTCCGGCTACACGTCGATCACCAGCTTCGGCGTGACCCCGAACTCGGGCGCCGACGACACCAGCGCGATCAACAGCGCCCTGTCGAGCCTGTCCGGCACCGGCACCGGGCTCTGGTTCCCGGCCGGCACGTACGACATCTCCGACCGGATCGGTTTCACGAACGTATCGATCCAGGGCGCCGGCGAGTGGCGCACGACCATCCAGTCGACCGCTGAGAACGGCAACGGCGGGCTCTACTCCAACGGCGGCGAGAACCACGTCTCGAACCTGTCGATCTTCGGCGATCAGACCAGCCGCAACAACAACGCCGGAGCCGCCGGCATCGAAGGCGAGTTCACCAGCGGATCGACGATCACCAACGTCTGGATCGAGCACACGAAGGTGGGCATCTGGACGGACGGGCCCACGACCGGCCTCACGGTGAGCGGCGCCCGTGTCCGCGACGTCTACGCCGACGGCATCCATCTCAACGGCGGCACGTCGAACACCACCGTCGAGCAGTCGGAGGTGCGGAACGCCGGAGACGACGGCCTCGCGATGGACACCGAGGGCGGCGACGTCACCGGGTCGACCTTCACGGCCGACACCGTGTCGAACATCATCCAGGCGAACGGCATCGGCGTGTACGGCGGCGGTAACAACACCGTCAGCGACTCGCTCGTCACCGACACCGTCGCGTTCGGGGCCGGCATCACCATCAGCAGCCGGTTCGGGCAGGCGTTCGACGGGCCGACCACCGTCTCGGGCAACACGCTGCAGCGGACCGGCTCGTACAGCTCCGACCTCGGCATCGATCTCGGCGCCCTCTGGATCTACGCCGACCAGACGTCGATCACCCAGCCGATCGCTGTGACAGGCAATACCATCTCGGGCAGCACCTATCAGGGCGTCCTCGTCAAGGGCCCTCAGGCGGTGTCCGCGCTCACGATGTCAGGTGACACGATCGCCGGGGCGGGCACCTCCGGCCTCGACATCGAGGGTGCGAGCGGGGCGCTGAACGTCTCGTCGACGACCGTGTCTGGTGCTGCCACGGGCCTCGTGAACAACGGCAACGGGTTCACCGTCACTCGCGGAAGCGGCAACAGCGGCTTCTGA
- a CDS encoding MFS transporter, translating to MASTVPNPRKAPNPWWVGTVSGMASYIDSAAIVSSGTALVLYQHSIGISGNEIGVLSAALTFCIAIGALSGGRLGDLFGRRTVFIGTMVLTVAGSATLVFSPAFAGLLIGTILLGLGTGADLPVSLATISEAANDDNRGKIVSFSQVLWFAGILATYAISSIVGGLGHLGGQIMFAHVGIIALIVLALRFTIPESATWSVANKEKDAGLSTVRAARHGIRDVFTQKIFLLPFIALLVFYTLTNLGANTGGQFGSYVAVNVVHLSVQTFSLINLVALPVGMLLAFWFMRVVDGRWRMPFYIIGAIAYILSYALPLVFGFSLSTLIAMQAFNAVGAAFAFEAIMKVWSQESFPTLLRSSVQGTIIAVARVAAAALALVTPLLLGAPIVMYALLTIVVAIGVVVGWLGFHRARFNAFTIEGKDLADAQEALFAAGLRDDAPAAAARQDNR from the coding sequence ATGGCTTCCACCGTCCCGAACCCTCGCAAGGCACCGAACCCGTGGTGGGTCGGCACCGTCTCGGGGATGGCGTCGTACATCGACTCCGCGGCCATCGTCTCGTCGGGCACCGCTCTGGTGCTCTACCAGCACTCGATCGGCATCAGCGGCAACGAGATCGGGGTGCTCTCGGCCGCCCTGACCTTCTGCATCGCGATCGGCGCCCTGAGCGGTGGCAGGCTCGGCGACCTCTTCGGGCGGCGCACCGTCTTCATCGGCACGATGGTCTTGACGGTCGCAGGATCAGCCACGCTGGTGTTCAGCCCGGCCTTCGCAGGGCTCCTCATCGGTACGATCCTGCTCGGCCTGGGCACCGGCGCCGACCTGCCCGTCTCGTTGGCGACGATCTCCGAGGCCGCGAACGACGACAACCGCGGCAAGATCGTGAGCTTCTCGCAGGTGCTCTGGTTCGCCGGGATCCTCGCCACCTATGCGATCTCGAGCATCGTGGGCGGGCTGGGCCACCTCGGCGGCCAGATCATGTTCGCGCACGTCGGGATCATCGCCCTCATCGTGTTGGCGCTCCGCTTCACCATCCCCGAGTCGGCGACCTGGTCGGTCGCCAACAAGGAGAAAGACGCCGGCCTCAGCACCGTGCGCGCCGCTCGGCACGGCATCCGCGACGTCTTCACCCAGAAGATCTTCCTGCTGCCGTTCATCGCGCTGCTCGTCTTCTACACGCTGACGAACCTCGGCGCGAACACGGGTGGCCAGTTCGGCTCGTACGTCGCCGTCAACGTCGTGCACCTCTCGGTGCAGACCTTCTCGCTGATCAACCTCGTCGCCCTGCCCGTCGGCATGCTGCTGGCGTTCTGGTTCATGCGGGTCGTCGACGGCCGGTGGCGCATGCCGTTCTACATCATCGGAGCGATCGCCTACATCCTGAGCTACGCGCTGCCGCTCGTCTTCGGCTTCAGCCTCTCGACCCTCATCGCCATGCAGGCCTTCAACGCCGTGGGCGCCGCCTTCGCGTTCGAGGCGATCATGAAGGTGTGGTCGCAGGAGTCGTTCCCGACCCTCCTGCGCTCGTCGGTGCAGGGCACCATCATCGCCGTGGCGCGAGTCGCCGCCGCCGCCCTCGCCCTCGTCACCCCGCTGCTGCTCGGCGCACCCATCGTGATGTACGCGCTGCTCACCATCGTGGTCGCGATCGGCGTCGTCGTCGGGTGGCTGGGCTTCCACCGAGCCCGCTTCAACGCCTTCACCATCGAGGGCAAAGACCTGGCCGACGCTCAGGAGGCGCTCTTCGCCGCCGGCCTCCGCGACGATGCCCCGGCTGCTGCCGCGCGGCAGGACAACCGGTGA
- a CDS encoding glycosyl hydrolase, whose product MDSLELSTYGAGGMFWGAHFAGEFRERRGYDITPWLPFLTRSAPLMASSTVYHHEPLEAQRATVEKVRFDYVRTLTDLYIENMMRPFAEFLHENGMTLRSEISYGLPFELTRPGPEVDGIETESLEFASQIDAYRLLAGPAHLFGKQYSSETGATTRNHMLDHRFYDQIIATQLAAGITKTVLHGWASPAGGEGVTEWPGHEGMWNMFSERFDTRQPAAEFYPLWNDAIGRCQYLLRQGHPRIDVGILHTDHFTDNASGMFFVDADGNRVPDEDAYGRDWMRNRQNHWWQDLGMQDAGWTYEFFDGSLLLRDEVTLGGDRAAPVVQPDGPGYQALLVFQSGLDADVAKLLVEWASRGTKIVLVNGTSELKSLMLGTSTKHDLAASQTPGLDGRDAELAATIEELLKQPSVTTVDDASLTVDALRDLGVTGRAEFVEPNENVLSHLREDGDLLHLYLYSFLYETGEPTTVEVSLPGVGAAHRIDAWSGSVAPYGAARVSGDRTILTVSLAPGETALFTLDRSQGAGSGAPASDSVVTQLDDWSIAVESWDAGEMELITEDRGLGYEAREVRPHTSVTRLAAGTGSLRVWKDIPEVGPEVSGVGEYTTVLDVASVADGARYLLDLGSTSGGLGSVRVGEGPLRGFDTSHPVVEVTDDLVAGSNTVVVRVASSLNNRLLARGYYDDLPDVFSHHLAGPELMQQTFVRDYGLVGPVRLIERR is encoded by the coding sequence ATGGACTCGCTCGAGCTCTCGACCTACGGTGCGGGCGGGATGTTCTGGGGCGCGCACTTCGCGGGCGAATTCCGTGAGCGACGCGGCTACGACATCACACCGTGGCTGCCCTTCCTCACCCGCAGCGCACCCCTCATGGCGTCGAGCACCGTGTACCACCACGAGCCGCTCGAGGCGCAGAGGGCCACCGTCGAGAAGGTCCGCTTCGACTACGTGCGCACCCTGACCGACCTCTACATCGAGAACATGATGCGGCCGTTCGCCGAGTTCCTGCACGAGAACGGCATGACGCTGCGGTCGGAGATCAGCTACGGCCTGCCCTTCGAGCTGACGCGGCCGGGCCCCGAGGTCGACGGCATCGAGACGGAGTCGCTCGAGTTCGCCTCGCAGATCGACGCCTACCGACTGCTCGCCGGGCCCGCGCACCTGTTCGGCAAGCAGTACTCGTCCGAGACGGGCGCCACCACCCGCAATCACATGCTCGACCACCGCTTCTACGACCAGATCATCGCGACCCAACTCGCCGCGGGCATCACGAAGACGGTGCTGCACGGCTGGGCGTCGCCCGCCGGCGGCGAAGGCGTCACCGAGTGGCCCGGCCACGAGGGCATGTGGAACATGTTCTCTGAGCGCTTCGACACCCGCCAGCCCGCGGCCGAGTTCTACCCGCTCTGGAACGACGCGATCGGCCGCTGCCAGTACCTGCTGCGGCAGGGGCACCCGCGCATCGACGTCGGCATCCTGCACACCGACCACTTCACCGACAACGCCTCCGGAATGTTCTTCGTCGATGCCGACGGCAACCGAGTGCCCGACGAAGACGCGTACGGCCGCGACTGGATGCGCAACCGCCAGAACCACTGGTGGCAGGATCTCGGGATGCAGGACGCCGGGTGGACGTACGAGTTCTTCGACGGGTCGCTGCTGCTGCGCGACGAGGTGACGCTCGGCGGCGACCGTGCCGCCCCCGTCGTGCAGCCCGACGGCCCCGGCTACCAGGCGCTGCTCGTCTTCCAGAGCGGCCTCGACGCCGACGTGGCGAAGCTGCTCGTCGAGTGGGCGTCGCGCGGCACGAAGATCGTGCTGGTCAACGGCACGAGCGAGCTCAAGTCGCTGATGCTCGGCACCTCCACGAAACACGACCTGGCCGCCTCGCAGACTCCGGGTCTCGACGGCCGGGACGCCGAACTGGCGGCGACGATCGAAGAGCTGCTGAAGCAGCCCTCCGTCACGACCGTCGACGACGCGTCGCTGACCGTCGACGCCCTGCGCGACCTCGGCGTGACGGGCCGCGCCGAGTTCGTCGAGCCGAACGAGAACGTGCTCTCGCACCTCCGCGAAGACGGCGACCTGCTGCACCTCTACCTCTACAGCTTCCTCTACGAGACCGGCGAGCCCACGACCGTCGAGGTGTCGCTGCCCGGCGTCGGGGCGGCACACCGCATCGACGCGTGGTCGGGTTCGGTGGCGCCGTACGGTGCCGCTCGCGTCTCGGGAGACCGCACGATCCTGACCGTCTCTCTCGCCCCCGGCGAAACCGCGCTGTTCACGCTCGATCGCAGTCAGGGTGCAGGATCGGGGGCCCCGGCCTCCGACTCCGTGGTCACGCAGCTCGACGACTGGTCGATCGCGGTCGAGAGCTGGGACGCCGGCGAGATGGAGCTCATCACCGAGGATCGCGGGCTGGGCTACGAGGCGCGCGAGGTGCGCCCCCACACGTCCGTGACGCGCCTGGCGGCGGGGACGGGGTCGCTGCGGGTCTGGAAGGACATCCCCGAGGTCGGGCCCGAGGTGTCCGGCGTCGGAGAGTACACGACGGTGCTCGACGTGGCGTCGGTCGCCGACGGCGCGCGCTACCTGCTCGACCTCGGCTCGACGTCGGGCGGCCTCGGCTCGGTGCGTGTGGGGGAGGGGCCGCTTCGCGGCTTCGACACCTCGCACCCGGTCGTGGAAGTGACCGACGACCTCGTCGCCGGCTCGAACACCGTCGTGGTGCGCGTCGCCAGCTCGCTCAACAATCGGCTGCTGGCGCGCGGCTACTACGACGATCTGCCCGACGTGTTCTCGCACCACCTGGCCGGGCCCGAGCTGATGCAGCAGACGTTCGTGCGCGACTACGGCCTGGTGGGGCCCGTCCGGCTGATCGAGCGTCGGTAG
- a CDS encoding MarR family winged helix-turn-helix transcriptional regulator, protein MTAPDDVDLSPVIDPDLFDLRISLASVVHWADSQENRRSVMAAIDFPVDDMPMFLVVNQLTYRGATSPSRLAGILGTGRANVTKIAHRLEDAGLVLRVPAPGDERSILLTLTPRGRELGERIMETSQHKHDRLLAHWSRKDIDTLTRLMARLAKDTSLEGA, encoded by the coding sequence GTGACCGCACCTGACGACGTCGACCTGAGCCCGGTGATCGACCCCGACCTGTTCGACCTGCGGATCTCGCTGGCGTCGGTCGTGCACTGGGCCGACAGCCAGGAGAACCGGCGGTCGGTGATGGCGGCCATCGACTTCCCCGTCGACGACATGCCCATGTTCCTCGTCGTCAACCAGCTGACCTACCGCGGCGCCACCTCGCCGAGTCGCCTGGCCGGCATCTTGGGCACCGGGCGCGCCAACGTGACGAAGATCGCGCACCGACTCGAGGATGCGGGGCTCGTCCTCCGCGTGCCGGCCCCCGGTGACGAGCGCAGCATCCTGCTCACGCTGACGCCGCGAGGGCGCGAGCTCGGCGAACGGATCATGGAGACCTCGCAGCACAAGCACGACCGCCTGCTCGCCCACTGGAGCCGCAAGGACATCGACACCCTCACGCGCCTGATGGCGCGCCTCGCCAAGGACACCAGCCTCGAGGGCGCGTAG